A genomic segment from Cohaesibacter gelatinilyticus encodes:
- a CDS encoding TRAP transporter small permease subunit has protein sequence MAGHSSAVAAHSGNNAFLKIVERLSTLAGWASAAMIVIAVAITCQMIVVRFVLNGSTVWQTEAVIYLVIASTLIGLPYVQRLRGHVNVDLIPISLSPGPRFILAILTLFLSILIVLVMVFYGWEYWAVAWDRGWRSDTVWGVRLWIPYLAIPVGFTLLLLQLIADFVALILCIDKPFGLEDV, from the coding sequence ATGGCTGGGCATAGCTCCGCTGTTGCAGCTCATTCCGGCAATAATGCCTTTTTGAAAATTGTAGAGAGACTATCCACCTTGGCAGGATGGGCCTCTGCAGCCATGATTGTCATTGCCGTTGCGATCACCTGCCAAATGATTGTCGTTCGTTTTGTTCTCAATGGATCAACCGTCTGGCAGACAGAGGCAGTTATCTATCTGGTCATTGCCTCAACGCTCATTGGCCTGCCTTATGTTCAGCGTTTGAGAGGGCATGTCAATGTCGATCTGATCCCGATTTCCCTATCGCCCGGACCCCGTTTCATATTGGCAATATTGACATTGTTTCTTTCCATTCTCATCGTGCTTGTGATGGTTTTCTATGGTTGGGAATATTGGGCAGTTGCATGGGACCGTGGCTGGCGTTCCGATACAGTCTGGGGGGTTCGGCTCTGGATACCTTATCTGGCAATTCCCGTTGGTTTCACGCTTCTTCTGCTGCAACTGATTGCAGATTTCGTAGCGCTCATCCTCTGCATAGATAAACCATTTGGATTGGAGGACGTTTGA